ACTTcggttttagattttgaagaGAGTgaggaatgtattgattttataatataatgatgtgtgcattttttgttttgtttgtacatcataacttgttgaaataatgcttcaatttaaaagttCAGTGGTGGTTTCCGgtagaaaatgtaatatctTTGGTGCGTTATAGTAAGAAGTTTCcagcagttttcaaaaaaattggtaaaaacCACAATaaagtgacggaaaacgggaatttatattatttatattatattataataattaatatatatttatattagttttagacaaaatcgattttataatatagttgtaactctgtaactcaaaaacgaatcactgtaaatacttgacattttcacTTAACGTTTATATTAGCATTATCTATACACagaaaagttttcaaaatattatagcttttttgagctatttatggacagctgaaattttcgattttttcaattatttttttttgaaatgtcgataaaaaacttgaaagtttaatacaaagtttcatGTAAggtgttcttattgtagttaaaaaaaatcaaaaataccaCTTCACTAcacttttttagtttattaatctttgttaatataaaatatttaccgagtctgcatattttttgtttaaaccaTTGTTTTTGTTAGTATCTTGAATCTTCGttacttgaatattttaattttgcgaagatttttatttaaaatacatatgtatataatatatacttatatatttataaatgtattaggtttgtttaaaatattctaattttcggatatttttaataattttactatttaacgtttattaataaaaaaaataagacattcatttaaaaattgtcttgTAAGTATTATAGTCATTGTGACGAGTGTTTCCGACATAGAATGGTGTTGAGAATGTGCAAATGTaccgattaaaattaaagagttcagtaaacatttatttacactGTCGGCTTGTTCATAGAATTTttgtgattaatatttaatagtaggtatacgcGAATAAGCGTGCGTTTATCTATTTCATAAAGgtagctatattttatttaaacttttaaaacggTCGGTAGGTATTTACCTAATTGAAAGCTACGAGATACCAGCCATATATTTACTGACATGAAATCAGTCGAAAATTCCTGTATGCTTATCAGGCGTGGATCCAAAGAGGGCGAGGGCTCccccaatataaatatattctaaattcgcatatatcatgtattaaagcgtatttttaaaacccaCAGTGTGTAATTGataggtaaaatttaaaaatattgtggatTTCTGTTTATTGGTAGTAATACTGCAATGCCgccaatatttaatttattgtaataaaataaaataataaataggtaaatttataattttaacagtgcataataatttattaatttaactactcgtattattttcttagatGTATTTTGTggtaaattaagaaaaaaaaatcaatatctatactttaattatattctaatataggtacagtgATGACCAACCTTTCTTCTTCGCTGAGTCACTTAGGTAAACAATTATCTTCAAGCGGGCtactaaatacctatataaaagttTACGAATAATCTCAATCTTAatctaggtaataatataattatgttacacATACTGCATAGTagtgtaggtacaatatatatatataaaagtacattttaGACTTGTATTCATATCTTTTATtgactaatgaaaaaaattacagattGAGgtacatattaggtataatttgaTCTGTACGCTCTTTGTGAACGAGTGTTATCGATATTAAatcatgaaatttataattgaaaatgtccGACAGAAAAAATcgcgaatattataatataaaaattcgtttttttttaaaaattttcttttattttaaacatttgtatcGGGCCACTGTTTTAAACTTCGCGGGCCACACGTGGCCTGCGAGCTGCGGGTTGGGCACCATTGTTAAATCTAATGTATAATGAATAGAAAttactaacaatataataggttAGAAAACATTATCGTCTATCGACATAAATTATGtgattaatgtaattataatttaaatagaatacaaaataaagtgACATAGTACAATGTTATATAGTTAGAGGGTTATCGtcagtttatataaaataattaaaaaataataatattataaaaatagtttaatgagataaattataacacaccCAGACAGTAAAGTcaaatacctacctagtttCAAgtgataactaaaaatatatcatatttaatccATATTTgatgtatctatttatattttattagccgtataaaaaatgaatcaaaatCGTATTACCTGTTTAACTACGATGCGATGAGTGCTTTAACTGCAATATCAAagtactttaataaataactagaaCAACGTTAATATGGATCAcggaattaattaaataataaactgttcttatataggtagttacaaCTTAACTCGTATGCGTGCGTATTCTCTGCCGGAGTGCTGTCGCTGGATGGTCTCTTCACTCAAGTCACATGCGATATGCctgtcaatttaaataatctatctTTTCGGCTTATTTAGCTAAGCATGTACAGATTGTTGAATttctcaaataaaatttaaaaaaaaactcgtatGAATAATGATACGTGCAGATAAAAAAaccgaatattttataaattaaattcaaataaaattggagaatgtttagaataatttttagtagactaacatattttcaaataatggaTGAAATTTTGTtaagcataattttaaaaccatttttccTCAAACAGTTTAACCTTTACTTTAAGGGTACGCGGGGCATGAACCCAAGGCCCTAGATCGACGGATGcttcgaaaaatataatttatatcttaacATTGTAACTTATTTTCACTCTATctcaactaaatatttaattgtcaggtttatatattaaattataatttaaaaataatattaaatttattaaattttgttattatggtATCCTCAAACATATGACTTTGAAGACATAATCGAAGATTTTGCAAACCAGATATCTCGAAAGCCACTTTTAAAATCGATGtaagttaaatttagtatgtgtttgtacatattttgaaaataaaataattttacgatttgataatatattcaattaatattcgtttatttcatttaataatattggttataAACCCAAACAACttttcattatcatttatccaattaaatttttttattttaatcaggttttttaatactatagattactataaatatatatgtaggttaagataaatattttatctaacttAACCTAATGTTTTTCTATTTCAcacaaaatagaaaattaattttagtgatagaaatttaaaaccaaaattaattataaccataTACAATTACACATGAtataaagtacttaaaaaaagcTCTTTTTTAAAGATCAACTTATATCATACCGATCATTGTCTGGTCTTAATTTTtcggatttaaaattaaatacacaaaaattatttcattatataaatctatataatttaatacctattaattgtaaatattaaattatagatatatattataaaataaggtgATTTACTAAGTATGCAaaatccattttattattaaattaattagattttatatagattactTGATTGTCCTTTTTGCTCAGacttaaatttagataaacaccttcataatattgttttttattttattttaggtaaatgtattaatcttataattttatcttatttttatgtacaataatttactataataggtacctacactctTTTCAAAACTGTACTGCACAAttccaatattatacttcatacTTTATTCATGGAAAAGGCCGTATCCAGAATTCTTTGCGGGGGCCCGGACCCCTTTGACCCCCCTCAGATACAGCCTTGtttgtagatttttaaaaaaaaaatataggctaTAGCCAAATTGTAACATCAAAaagtatgaattatatatgaaGAAAATAACCCTGCAGAGtttggaaaatttaaaataatcggaTTTGTTCAATGACCTTGTTAATTACCTAAAGGTTTAGTCGGTTcgtgtaataaaattgtttatagaaaGCTATTGTTGTCAGTGTAGGcttatgttttacatttaattacaacaacaaaattatttcactTTTTAAGAACACacagaataatattgtctttatAGCtccttattatatgataataataataaaaataataataagtacattacataattattatagataaaaatatatgcctaacctaacctactcTGGgtttgtgaaaatattttagttgagaaatataatttgataattcgttttaatattatgcattaataattaaatctgtaagtcgttattttatttgatattagaaacatttaaactaatacagctgttaatttttttttatcaaaatgtctTTATTTCAACTGACTAAACGACAAATGTTCTGAACAATGTCTTTCATGATATCTTATCTGAATGAGATACAACCTAAGTCTATAATTCTTTCTTATTAACCACTAGcataattacaattacaaaCAACGTCGTATGCTGTGTAGTATCGTTTTATCTTTGGAGGATTAGTCAGCACTTCAACCCATTTTTTACCGAACGTttctagtaaatttatttttatttttattttgtgaataatttatattttcaacaaaaaaatactacaaagaatttactaaaatagcCTGTTTCATCTTTCATCGCATCTTTGAGGCATTTtgaacctatataatataactatgggTATTCCATccttgatacatttttaaaattaaaacaatatctgATGTATAAAgaaggtaataaatattagaaaactaGTCAGAAATTATGAAAAGTGTATCtgcaatacaaaatacaataaaattttttttatcaaaaaaacaaaatcttgattatacatttgaaatttaaatgtgtGTTATTATATGTGCTTAAGATTCTTAGTAGAACGATgaatgaattgtttttttgaaatcgATCAACATGGATTAGAACAGATAATTTGTatctaatgtaaattttaataaattgtggtTTATGGTAGTAAATTTGATCTATAAGTTTGAtctgtacttaatattttaggaGGTCAAAATTAAGtgatttttagtgtttttcttaatatttgtgaaaactaataaaaaaaatatgaaaacgaGAAAGTTGAAAGAAAACAGactgtttttgataaaatcgattttgttttaatccaGAACCTAATAAATGTAgacattatagatatttaatattttcatcaaatatttatacaataaataatattataatatttatatttactttgtatggtataatttttaagtatttaaatttttttaatagacatcTTAAATTTGGAACATACGCCTTGTGTGGAAGTGATTATACATttctaattaggtatataaagtaAATCCAATGTACAAAGCTATCCTAAAGAACCGTAAAATTAATCAGTAAAACTgtcgaataaaaaatacacgacgttttctattttaaactttctGGTTAACAAGATAAAACTGTCTTATTCCTTCATACCTTCTgacttcaataataatatcatactacttaataatacataactaattaaattgctttaacattttattgcgTTAATGAATCCCTtcattttcctttttttctcTCCTTATTGCTATACTACAcaaacactaataaaaaaatacgtttcatagcttattattacttttaacacATCGTAAATACTCatcagaatatataataatataatagatattataatattcattggaTATAAATTGCTGATCCAGCAGTGCTTTGgtcagaataattttttcgaatactacaatgattattattaaattaaagaatatcACATCTATTTTCAGAAAACTACCATATAGATGTGTAATTTTGTAGATTCTATAAAGATATTCTGtagattattgatattattgctATCATATGaaaattcatacaatttatcaaaatcactaacacatttattttttattgaaaatcgaGGTAAAATTTTGGTGAAATTACATATTCAGGCAaagataataaagattttagatattttattgtaatataataatatttacgagaATTTGAATTGTTcgcatttattattgttttactataatacgAATGATATTTTCAGAACATTGAGATTCATATAAGCTATTAGCCTATTTTCTACCTACTTACATCACCTAACGCTTATCGTATTACTATTaggtagtaatattaaataataattatttaatattataatgaaataaacttatcaattattatttattggtagtAAAGACTGACAGATTTTCTCcactcaaaatcgttttttttttgtatgcaatgatttatcatcgatttaaaatttaacacattcatcATAGTAACCTATTCAATGACTTGGTGTACTCGACTCGGTTACTTACTAACCAACtttttgtaatacatatatttagtaaCCTTTCGAAGAAAAAAGGTTGGAACTAATGGGTAGaggtattaaagtattttttgtattgctgttccaaataatattttaagaaataaaaatataaaccaataGATacgtcattgtaaaatcaatagctcagaatctaaaatattcttaataattactataaggctaataaaatgtttaatttaatttttattatgtacattatatatattattattgtatacgattATAAAGTAGTATGTTAAATAAGTTATGAAGTTATTGATTTTCGTGACCAAATACAGTGTTTTatgaactataattattatagtcatgGGTTTGTCAGTagtctaaaatgtatacacgaACATTATATAAGGGAAAAGTCACTAAGAAatctactaaatatttaaaacggtATCATCCCCTTACTAGGTAGGTCATGGCAATAAGTCCACCTATTTTATGACCTCATACAGGCTACTCATATTATGCCATTTATACTTTAGTATTATTGTGACTCTTCTAGAATCTGGAATCAAGACTTAACTAATTACGTTGGTACATGGAGAAAGTCTTAACTCAAAACTCAAGAACTTCAATACGCGGATATACGTTGTTGATTATATTGGAATAAAAGGAAAGGCACGAGTGCATCATTTCTATACACTGGTttctattacaaataatattaatagttttatttatagatttataagtgtgttatataattttggaaattattCATGTGTGTTGTGCAGCCAAAGAAAgctcaattattgtattatttttataatcttcatTGACTTTTGaatgattacatattatgaaaactatagctaaaaaatctaaaacacaaaaattaagttaactaTACACTAATGAAAAATTGCGCTTgtgtaattttcatttaaaaattattaaaatactcaataacaaatgaatattgaaaatttttaaactgtttcatgtataattaatattacatatatctttttaatatataattatatatatggtagttatatttttctttcaccTAATAACTCGGCGTACATTGAGTGGTTGATTTATtgcattaatgatttataaaatgtatataactcttatacagggtgatttataaaatacattaccaAAATATgcttaaacttataattaattattttacaaacacatataccaataggtatatttaagcaTAAATAAAGATTAAGTACTTTTAGTGCctgaaaaaacatatttatcaattatcacgTACAAATTAAAGCTATATAATTGAACAATACATTTCGTAACatcaaaattcaatacattatctgaaaataagtacaaactaattttaattcattacatATAGTttgcatacaatatttatttgtgatacaatacctattatattctaaacatTGGAaaatctatgtataattattaatactgtgagttaaaataaaaataaagtataattgaattaatgtaatttttaccccttattatttgtatgcaaaataatattattatattataaattattaaataatatttttacgttaaattcataaaattcataaaatcgtattttaaaaatacctatataatatgctaggtatatacattaatgggtaatatgtttatttagctgcaattataaatgtttgtagatacttatatagctatatagccatatagccATATACAaggaataaaacataaaacatagaTGGgcaatagaaaaattattttatctttaagctTAGTCTTATAATTAATCtttccataatttaaaaaaattatagtctaTAGGTAATTCGAGTGCTTGTTAAACCCTATATGaatctatattaatactaaaagattatagtatatagtgcttaaatattataaaaaaagatcacTTGATAATTAAACAacctattaaaaacaattattaaatgttaatttttgtgtttattttattaaacctaTGAGATGAAACGACAACCACATACTTACTTTACTCAATGGTTAGTTTATcggttatatattatcttaaatctaataaatctactattctacataatattatataaaatataaataattaaacacataGGTCACGgacaataaaattcatatattttgaaattttattttattgattatttgacaatatttttggGTTTTTCAGCCATGGGTTATAAGAAAGACGGTCTTATAAAAGATCTCTGGCCAAATATTCGATTAATACAATTGTCGGGCCTATTCATATCCGAGTACTATGATGATTATTCTGGATTAGCCGTGTTGCTCCGAAAGATTTACAGCTGGATCaccacaattataatttattcacagTTCATATTTATCGTGATTTTTATGGTCACTAAATCTAATGATTCAGATCAGCTTGCCGCTGGTGTGGTAACTACATTGTTTTTCACCCATTCGATGatcaaatttatgtattttagcaCGGGCACCAAGTCGTTCTACAGAACTCTAAGTTGTTGGAACAATACTTCTCCTCATCCTTTATTTACAGAATCTCATTcaaggtaaattaaattataagttatttgatTGAGATTAAGTTAATAGTTAGtaactcataatatatgataaataaaatatgaaaatgattCAATTAGTTTGAAAAGTGATACATCTGATTACatccatttattttagttactaAACACTGGTATAGATTatactgattatattatacaaataatataatatgtcgaaTGTAGATTGTGCTACAaactatgttatttattttatgaaattatgtatttcaGATTCCATGCAAAGTCGTTATCTCGAATGCGACAACTGTTGATTATTGTGTCaatagttacaatttttacaacaatCAGCTGGACAACTATTACTTTCTTTGGTGAAAGCGTATGGAAGGTTCCTGATCCTGAAACATTTAATCAAACAATGTATATTCCAGTACCGCGTTTGATGTTACATTCTTGGTATCCTTGGGATTCGAGTCATGGATTAGGTTATATCGTGGCTTTTGCATTGCAGGTATGTTTAATGtggttaaataatatgcaagaaaaattttatttataaaacatccaTGAATCCTTGGTGATTGGTTGAAAGGGAAGAATAcgaatgttaattaaaaataacttaaatttttttaaaaagatttaactattattttttatttagataatttaatataatacccaATATCTCGCAAAACTATGATCGATGTGTTATAATTCATTAGGTATCAATTAACTAAACTTTAGAATAAGGTTACATTTGATCTcttgttgattttaaaaaaaatatattttttaaatacctaccttaaattatacgttttttaattttttagtaatttttaaaattgaatattttaaggaaggtaattaaaaaaattgtaaaatttccaTTTAGTTTTATTGGATATTCATAACACTCAGTCACTCAAACTTATTGGAGCTTTTATTCTCATCATTTCTGGTGCATGCGTGTGAACAACTTCAACATTTGAAAGAGATTTTGAATCCATTGATCGAATTAAGCGCTACTCTCGATTCTGCAGTTCATAATCCTGCCGAAATATTTCGTGCCAATTCGGCTAAAAATCAACCAATCAATGGCGTtggtaagttattatttattaaatcattaatatatatcattttggaatgtcttaaaaaaataatgaattcatTTAAATCATCAGTGCAATcactgtatattgtatagacgTATAGTAGATGTCGAATGATGAGTGTACTTCGTCATTGAATcggtaattgtaatattatgagttgaatttgaattaaatgatagATCGTTACATACGAAAAGTTATTTTGAGCAAAGACGATTTGTTAGCCTAAATTTCatacgatattttataatatattatgtatttatattttatgttagtaatacaaatatggTAGGTTAAAGCTTgactaatttgttttttttaaatttgaatttgacaTTTCTAAAAAGacaattgtttatttgaactttttgtaaaaataagaataacttatgagtgactttgtatttaatttttaatttctattattatacctaaaatatggaaattttctaaaattttaattagttagctatattataataatttgttaattttcgtgattttaaagaaatttgttgaaaatcgaagtttaattaaacaatcaaACGAAATtgtgattttgttattttaatattttttatactactatataagaaaaacttaaattacattttaaaggaATTTGCTTAAAAGTTTttaggttatttattataattaaattttttttaaatttaaaatactataaataacttattaagttaCAAGGTTTCAAGtttcgattaatattttttgaataactaaaaatgattatttgagGAGATATACCATACACCTTATGttatgtgcatattatatacaatatgttttcaaaaataaaatatagttattttt
The DNA window shown above is from Aphis gossypii isolate Hap1 chromosome 2, ASM2018417v2, whole genome shotgun sequence and carries:
- the LOC114125477 gene encoding odorant receptor coreceptor, whose translation is MGYKKDGLIKDLWPNIRLIQLSGLFISEYYDDYSGLAVLLRKIYSWITTIIIYSQFIFIVIFMVTKSNDSDQLAAGVVTTLFFTHSMIKFMYFSTGTKSFYRTLSCWNNTSPHPLFTESHSRFHAKSLSRMRQLLIIVSIVTIFTTISWTTITFFGESVWKVPDPETFNQTMYIPVPRLMLHSWYPWDSSHGLGYIVAFALQFYWIFITLSHSNLLELLFSSFLVHACEQLQHLKEILNPLIELSATLDSAVHNPAEIFRANSAKNQPINGVDYNGSYVNEITEYGTKGETELNRKGPNNLTSNQEVLVRSAIKYWVERHKHVVKYVSLITECYGSALLFHMLVSTVILTILAYQATKINGVNVFAFSTIGYLMYSFAQIFMFCIHGNELIEESSSVMEAAYGCQWYDGSEEAKTFVQIVCQQCQKPLIVSGAKFFNVSLDLFASVLGAVVTYFMVLVQLK